A portion of the Fibrobacter sp. UWB16 genome contains these proteins:
- a CDS encoding PLP-dependent cysteine synthase family protein yields the protein MSNIHHSITELVGHTPLLELHNFEKNHNAKGHILAKLEYFNPSGSVKDRAALRMIEEAEREGKLKPGGEIVEITSGNTGIGLAAIAAAKGYKLTVFFEPGGSEERVQVIKTYGATLLGYDALPNVSKLLKEGSFSVAVLLSDVRKYAEEHNAFFINQIENENNPLAHYYTTGPEIVADTDGKVDFIVSMAGTGGTLNGLSKYFREHNPNVKIVGVQATPDSRFFTPEAEEHGVIDGVAPFANVPEPPPLLNDSSIYDEYIEVSTLQATGVAHELAEHEGLFLGTSGAAGIYAASIVAARPENEGKNVVVITADNGFKYLSTKVYALKK from the coding sequence ATGTCCAATATTCACCATTCCATTACCGAGCTCGTCGGTCACACTCCGCTGCTGGAGCTCCACAATTTTGAAAAGAATCACAATGCCAAGGGCCATATCCTGGCAAAACTCGAATACTTCAACCCGTCCGGCTCCGTGAAGGACCGCGCTGCCCTCAGAATGATTGAAGAAGCCGAACGCGAAGGCAAGCTCAAGCCGGGTGGAGAAATCGTTGAAATCACAAGCGGTAACACGGGCATCGGCCTTGCCGCTATCGCCGCTGCCAAGGGCTACAAACTCACCGTTTTCTTTGAACCGGGTGGTTCTGAAGAACGCGTACAAGTGATCAAGACCTATGGAGCAACGCTCCTCGGTTACGACGCCCTTCCGAACGTAAGCAAACTCCTGAAGGAAGGCTCCTTCTCTGTTGCCGTCTTGCTCTCCGACGTCCGCAAGTATGCCGAAGAACACAATGCATTCTTCATCAACCAGATTGAAAACGAAAACAACCCGCTCGCCCATTACTACACCACCGGTCCGGAAATCGTTGCCGATACGGATGGCAAGGTAGACTTTATCGTTTCCATGGCAGGCACGGGCGGTACGCTCAATGGTCTTTCCAAGTACTTCCGCGAACACAATCCGAACGTGAAAATCGTCGGTGTGCAGGCCACTCCGGATTCCCGCTTCTTCACCCCGGAAGCTGAAGAACATGGCGTGATCGATGGTGTTGCCCCGTTCGCAAACGTTCCGGAACCGCCTCCTCTGCTGAACGATTCTTCGATCTATGACGAATACATTGAAGTCTCTACGCTCCAGGCTACAGGCGTTGCCCACGAACTTGCCGAACATGAAGGTCTCTTCCTCGGAACTTCTGGCGCAGCAGGCATCTACGCCGCATCCATCGTTGCCGCCCGCCCGGAAAACGAAGGTAAGAACGTTGTTGTCATTACTGCAGACAACGGCTTCAAATACCTTTCCACCAAAGTGTACGCATTGAAGAAGTAA
- a CDS encoding PLP-dependent cysteine synthase family protein produces MSHIHHSITELIGHTPLLELHNFEKNHNAQGHILAKLEYFNATGSVKDRAALSMIEAAEREGKLKPGGEIVDLTSGNTGIALAAIAAAKGYKVTIFFESGGSKERVQVIKTYGAQLFDYKDIPELKKALEDGSICDNIVIEAITKYTKEHNAFFINQCENENNPLAHYNTTGPEIWEDTDGKVDFVVSMAGTGGTLNGLSKYFREKNPNVKIIGVQATPDSRYFTPEAEKNGVIDGVAPFANVAEPPTFLTDSSIYDEYIEVSTLQAKAVAHELAEHEGLFLGTSSAAGVYAASIVAARPENKDKNIIVITADNGFKYLSTKVYALNK; encoded by the coding sequence ATGTCACATATCCACCATTCTATTACAGAACTTATTGGGCATACACCGCTTCTTGAACTTCACAATTTCGAAAAGAACCACAACGCCCAAGGCCATATCTTGGCAAAGCTCGAATATTTCAACGCTACAGGTTCTGTCAAGGATCGCGCCGCCCTCAGCATGATTGAAGCTGCCGAACGCGAAGGGAAACTGAAACCGGGTGGAGAAATCGTTGACCTCACGAGTGGTAACACTGGCATTGCTCTTGCCGCCATCGCAGCCGCAAAAGGGTACAAAGTCACTATTTTCTTTGAATCCGGCGGTTCCAAAGAACGCGTTCAAGTCATCAAGACTTATGGAGCGCAGCTTTTCGATTACAAAGATATTCCCGAATTGAAAAAAGCTCTTGAAGACGGCTCAATTTGCGACAACATCGTTATCGAGGCCATCACAAAGTACACCAAAGAACACAACGCATTTTTCATCAACCAATGCGAAAACGAAAACAATCCCCTAGCCCATTACAACACGACAGGCCCTGAAATCTGGGAAGATACCGATGGCAAAGTAGATTTTGTCGTTTCGATGGCAGGCACAGGCGGAACACTGAACGGGCTTTCAAAATATTTCCGCGAAAAGAATCCGAATGTTAAAATCATCGGTGTGCAAGCGACTCCGGACTCCCGCTATTTCACGCCAGAAGCCGAAAAGAATGGCGTTATTGACGGTGTCGCACCATTTGCAAACGTCGCAGAACCTCCTACGTTCTTGACGGATTCCTCAATTTACGATGAATACATCGAAGTTTCTACATTGCAAGCAAAAGCTGTAGCGCACGAACTTGCCGAACACGAAGGGCTTTTCCTGGGCACATCAAGTGCAGCAGGCGTTTACGCAGCCTCAATTGTCGCAGCGCGTCCTGAAAATAAAGACAAGAACATCATCGTTATTACAGCCGATAACGGGTTCAAATATCTTTCCACAAAAGTTTATGCTTTGAATAAGTAA
- a CDS encoding ABC transporter substrate-binding protein yields MNLRSIIKTTLISALLLGTSAFADFKPVRIAHYTGVLCSAPVHVAWLKGYFDEEFKKIGQKFEMVPVDAGKNSVNELIVAGKVDAGNDLLATELQPIQNGLPIVFVTGVHTGCTKYYVTKKSTIQKLEDLKGRKTKVGVIGLSDSSVMSFRRKLRDLGIVADGPEADVEFIVYGASDLPIALEKGAVDIIALHDPTAATAEKEYGLRKLLDTAIDPKFAVEYCCVAFVTLKLWKENPEGAAAYTRAVARGSAFVNSNPREAARLQLSKDVVSGSEEFNAQLLESYGHIPSRKAALRTFNIVAAELQKTGVLKKKLNIEKFVKSHFADFESKGIKIPDGYSYDKATDKFTENFEEPKSLVKNI; encoded by the coding sequence ATGAATTTACGAAGCATCATTAAGACTACGCTCATAAGCGCCCTCCTCCTCGGAACAAGCGCTTTTGCCGATTTCAAACCAGTCCGAATCGCACACTATACTGGTGTGTTGTGTAGTGCCCCGGTTCATGTCGCTTGGCTCAAAGGTTACTTTGACGAGGAATTCAAAAAGATTGGTCAGAAATTCGAAATGGTTCCTGTTGATGCCGGAAAGAATTCTGTGAACGAGCTCATCGTCGCAGGCAAAGTCGATGCAGGGAACGACTTGCTCGCTACCGAACTTCAGCCCATTCAAAACGGGCTCCCTATCGTCTTTGTCACCGGTGTTCATACGGGTTGCACCAAATATTACGTCACCAAGAAATCGACGATTCAAAAATTGGAAGATTTGAAGGGACGTAAAACCAAGGTAGGCGTTATCGGTTTATCCGATAGTTCCGTGATGTCGTTCAGACGCAAACTCCGCGATTTGGGTATCGTCGCAGACGGCCCGGAAGCGGATGTCGAATTCATCGTCTATGGCGCAAGCGACTTGCCGATTGCCCTTGAAAAAGGCGCTGTTGACATTATCGCCCTTCATGATCCAACCGCAGCAACCGCCGAAAAAGAATATGGCTTGCGCAAGTTGCTCGACACCGCAATCGATCCGAAATTTGCCGTAGAATACTGCTGCGTCGCATTCGTGACACTCAAGCTCTGGAAGGAAAATCCGGAAGGTGCCGCTGCTTACACGCGCGCTGTCGCTCGCGGATCCGCATTCGTGAACAGCAATCCGCGCGAAGCCGCAAGACTCCAGCTCTCGAAGGATGTCGTTTCTGGCAGTGAAGAATTCAACGCCCAGTTGCTCGAAAGCTACGGTCACATTCCGTCCCGCAAGGCCGCGCTCCGCACGTTCAATATCGTCGCTGCAGAGCTTCAAAAGACGGGAGTCTTGAAGAAAAAATTGAACATCGAAAAGTTCGTCAAGAGTCACTTTGCTGACTTCGAATCAAAGGGTATCAAAATTCCGGATGGCTACTCCTATGATAAGGCCACCGATAAATTCACAGAAAATTTCGAAGAGCCGAAATCTCTTGTGAAAAACATTTAA
- a CDS encoding GNAT family N-acetyltransferase, translated as MSLSKFTIRKATLSDCNAIAAVEATCFPPAEAAKHEDFQKRLERYADYFLLMFDGDKLISFVDGFVTDIPDLNDKMYEDAGMHNPNGAWQMIFGVNTIPEYRRQGCAEKLLRLFVQNAKAESRRGVVLTCKEKLVHYYAKIGFIDEGISADSTHGNVVWNQMRLTF; from the coding sequence ATGAGTCTAAGCAAATTTACGATAAGAAAAGCAACGCTATCCGATTGCAATGCGATTGCCGCAGTGGAAGCAACATGCTTTCCGCCAGCAGAAGCTGCAAAACATGAAGATTTCCAAAAGCGTCTGGAACGCTATGCGGACTATTTTTTGCTGATGTTCGATGGCGACAAGCTGATTTCATTCGTAGACGGATTTGTAACGGACATTCCCGATTTGAACGACAAAATGTACGAAGACGCCGGTATGCACAATCCAAACGGAGCATGGCAAATGATATTCGGAGTCAACACTATCCCCGAATACCGCCGTCAAGGTTGCGCAGAAAAGCTATTGAGATTATTCGTCCAAAACGCAAAAGCAGAAAGCAGACGTGGCGTTGTTCTCACTTGCAAAGAAAAGCTCGTACATTATTACGCCAAAATTGGTTTTATCGATGAAGGTATTTCGGCAGATTCGACTCACGGAAACGTTGTCTGGAATCAAATGCGACTGACGTTTTAA
- a CDS encoding nitrogenase component 1 produces the protein MSEALKTKKKSNSISDPRYSCAVGASNTVVGIKGAVPIANCSPGCQLKQTAFLTFENGFQGSIFAGAGNMPSANSTENDIVFGGIKTLDQLIKSTLKVFDGDLYVVLTGCVGGLIGDDVPSLVNEYRDLGYPIVAVDTAGFKGNNLFGHEEVVNAIVDQFVGDYKGERKKGLINLWFEVPYYNQNWRGDYQELARILRGAGFEVNVLFGPENNGVKDWLRIPEAQFNLVVSPWVGVRNAEHLEKKYGQPFLHIPEIPIGAEATAAFIRKVVDFAGIDKEQSEKFIEQENGIYYYYLEHFSEFFAEYWYGMPSEFAITADSAYTLAYTKFLADQIGLIPRKAIITDDPPQKFRKTIEDAFHNISEGVDVEVEFEEDGYLIEKAIKEVDFSSGKPLILASSWEINLANDKGALFFEITPPSSETLIINRSFVGYKGALNLLEKIYSASVGGK, from the coding sequence ATGTCAGAAGCACTTAAAACAAAGAAAAAAAGCAATTCTATTTCGGACCCCCGCTATTCTTGTGCAGTCGGTGCGTCCAATACGGTTGTCGGCATTAAGGGTGCAGTTCCTATAGCCAACTGCTCTCCGGGTTGCCAGCTTAAGCAAACCGCATTCCTCACTTTTGAAAACGGCTTCCAGGGCAGCATTTTCGCTGGTGCTGGTAACATGCCGAGTGCAAACTCTACCGAAAACGACATCGTGTTCGGCGGCATCAAGACTTTGGATCAGTTGATTAAGTCAACGCTCAAGGTTTTCGATGGCGACCTCTATGTTGTTCTCACGGGTTGCGTGGGCGGCCTCATTGGTGATGACGTCCCCAGCTTGGTGAATGAATATCGCGATTTGGGTTACCCGATTGTGGCTGTGGATACCGCAGGCTTCAAGGGCAATAACCTTTTCGGTCACGAAGAAGTGGTAAACGCCATTGTCGATCAGTTTGTGGGCGATTACAAGGGCGAACGCAAGAAGGGTCTTATCAATCTTTGGTTCGAAGTTCCGTATTACAACCAGAACTGGCGCGGTGATTACCAAGAACTTGCCCGTATTCTCCGTGGCGCTGGTTTTGAAGTGAATGTGCTCTTTGGACCTGAAAATAACGGTGTCAAGGATTGGTTGCGCATTCCGGAAGCTCAGTTTAACTTGGTGGTCTCTCCGTGGGTCGGCGTGAGAAATGCTGAACACCTTGAGAAAAAATATGGTCAGCCGTTCCTCCATATTCCTGAAATTCCAATCGGTGCCGAAGCAACTGCTGCATTTATCCGCAAAGTTGTTGATTTTGCCGGAATCGATAAGGAACAGAGCGAAAAGTTCATTGAACAAGAAAATGGTATTTATTACTACTATTTGGAACACTTCTCTGAATTCTTTGCTGAATACTGGTACGGTATGCCGAGTGAATTTGCGATTACCGCTGATTCCGCTTACACGCTTGCCTACACCAAGTTCCTTGCCGACCAAATCGGCCTTATTCCGCGCAAGGCGATTATCACGGACGATCCTCCGCAGAAATTCCGCAAGACCATCGAAGATGCTTTCCATAACATCAGCGAAGGTGTCGATGTTGAAGTGGAATTCGAAGAAGATGGCTACTTGATTGAAAAAGCTATCAAGGAAGTTGATTTCTCTTCTGGAAAGCCGTTGATTCTTGCTTCTTCTTGGGAAATCAATCTTGCCAATGATAAGGGCGCTTTGTTCTTTGAAATTACGCCTCCGTCCAGCGAAACTTTGATTATCAATCGTAGTTTCGTTGGTTATAAGGGTGCGCTTAATTTGCTTGAAAAAATTTATAGCGCATCCGTTGGCGGAAAATAA
- a CDS encoding ABC transporter permease has product MKNKLINTLRRFLPFLGVIVALAIHLLIEDSDEHPEAEEAYYTWILYFFLATTFILGIVSTFVKKLKKGLEYSGAFWGGVGIVVAIIDIVIGKLALFPVLFFPKYDNILAQFFEGYEIILKCIWHSTKLLVTGFLYGAGFGFITGVLLGFNKKFNYWINPYIKLIGPIPATIWIPISLTIFPTTFGASVFIIALSVWFSVALMTSSAIQAVPKAYFEVSRTLGASSAFQIFRVGIPAAMPSIFLGVFYGIISAFLALMTAEMFGVKYGIGWYISWQKAMLVYSGVYAGIIVIAVYCMLILTLLFKLRDKILNWQKGTLKW; this is encoded by the coding sequence ATGAAGAATAAACTAATAAACACATTAAGAAGATTTTTACCCTTTTTAGGTGTTATTGTCGCACTTGCCATCCACTTACTTATTGAAGACAGCGACGAACACCCAGAAGCTGAAGAAGCTTACTACACCTGGATTTTGTATTTCTTTTTGGCCACTACATTCATCCTCGGCATCGTCTCCACCTTTGTCAAAAAATTGAAGAAAGGCCTGGAATATTCCGGTGCGTTTTGGGGAGGCGTCGGAATCGTCGTCGCCATCATTGACATTGTCATCGGAAAGCTCGCCCTCTTCCCCGTCTTGTTTTTCCCGAAATACGACAACATTCTCGCCCAGTTTTTCGAAGGCTACGAAATCATCCTCAAGTGCATTTGGCACTCGACAAAACTTTTAGTCACAGGATTCCTCTACGGTGCCGGATTCGGCTTTATCACAGGCGTTCTCCTTGGATTCAACAAAAAGTTCAATTATTGGATCAACCCTTACATCAAGCTGATAGGCCCAATTCCCGCAACAATCTGGATTCCGATTTCGTTGACAATTTTCCCGACAACTTTTGGCGCAAGCGTTTTTATCATCGCACTTTCCGTCTGGTTCTCGGTTGCGCTTATGACGAGCTCTGCAATACAGGCTGTCCCCAAAGCCTATTTTGAAGTTTCACGCACGCTCGGCGCAAGCAGCGCTTTCCAGATATTCCGAGTCGGCATCCCGGCCGCCATGCCCTCCATTTTCCTTGGCGTATTCTACGGCATCATCAGTGCATTCTTGGCGCTCATGACCGCAGAAATGTTCGGCGTCAAATACGGTATCGGCTGGTACATCTCCTGGCAAAAGGCCATGCTCGTCTATAGCGGTGTTTACGCAGGAATCATCGTCATTGCAGTTTACTGCATGCTCATACTCACCCTGCTCTTTAAATTGCGCGATAAAATCTTGAATTGGCAAAAGGGAACTTTGAAATGGTAG
- a CDS encoding NifB/NifX family molybdenum-iron cluster-binding protein, which yields MAKYKVAVATNDGVNVNVHFGHAAAFDIYEVDEASGKYEKVEVRLKPEHCDGSCGDGTCGQREVQHSSMYAAAKNLADLDYVLCEQLGPQAIQSLARFNVRAFDIALPISEAIAKINIYRNKIAERALRFKSNHND from the coding sequence ATGGCTAAATACAAAGTAGCAGTTGCCACGAATGACGGAGTAAATGTCAACGTTCACTTTGGACACGCAGCCGCATTTGACATCTATGAAGTTGACGAAGCAAGCGGAAAATACGAGAAAGTCGAAGTCCGTTTAAAGCCGGAACATTGCGATGGTTCTTGCGGAGACGGCACTTGTGGCCAGCGCGAAGTTCAGCATTCATCGATGTATGCAGCTGCCAAGAATCTAGCCGATTTAGATTACGTGCTTTGCGAACAGCTTGGTCCGCAAGCGATCCAGTCATTGGCCCGCTTCAATGTACGCGCATTCGATATCGCGCTCCCCATCAGCGAAGCCATTGCAAAAATCAACATTTACAGAAACAAAATCGCAGAACGCGCATTACGATTCAAATCAAATCACAACGACTAA
- a CDS encoding nitrogenase component 1: MASTNINLNMTSVENREYRLGTIIGWDGKASDLIKESAYDERSAKKHGGCASKGTGCKLCELHSPLNQETMCSNAIVQCQVGNLTDCALIDHSPIGCSGENSKFNLSMHVGLKRRGKPLQNTLNISTNLKEQDMVFGASEKLRQTIRDAKERFNPKAIFIGMACATAIIGEDIDSIAEEMEPEVGVPIIPLHCEGFRSKHWSTGFDIAFHGVLRQIVNRHPTKKQNDLLNIVALWGTDYFSEMLAPLGLRVNYLLDTASFDEIRQASEAVATATFCDTLGGYMATALEESFGVPQIDAPQPYGIKGTDEWLRAIAKVVGKEKEAEEYIESEHKRIAPKLAELREFFKGKNGIVMTGSAYAHGLISVLSELGIGHDAALVFHHDPIYDGAGKHQDTLKELVETYGDIPHYTVSKTRAFQLPQLLKRAKTDFLLIRHPGLASVAGHLGFPTLTMGDEHIPVGYEGILRIGEMLKGVLSRTKFNQVLKRNVKLPYSDWWLAQDDPFYLTHHPEALNDLPEPRNLKFSKGKESNSENA, from the coding sequence ATGGCATCAACTAACATTAATTTAAATATGACCTCGGTCGAAAACCGCGAATATCGACTGGGTACCATTATCGGTTGGGACGGCAAGGCGAGCGACTTGATCAAGGAATCTGCCTACGACGAACGCAGTGCAAAAAAGCACGGTGGCTGCGCAAGCAAGGGGACCGGCTGTAAGCTTTGCGAATTGCACTCTCCGCTCAACCAAGAAACCATGTGCTCCAACGCTATTGTCCAGTGCCAGGTGGGCAACCTCACGGACTGCGCTTTGATTGACCATTCTCCGATCGGCTGCAGCGGCGAAAACTCCAAATTCAACCTTTCTATGCATGTGGGCCTTAAGCGTCGTGGCAAGCCTTTGCAGAATACTTTGAACATCAGCACCAACCTGAAAGAACAGGACATGGTGTTCGGTGCTTCTGAAAAGCTTCGTCAAACGATTCGTGATGCAAAGGAACGTTTCAATCCCAAGGCTATTTTCATTGGCATGGCTTGCGCTACCGCTATTATCGGTGAAGATATTGACTCCATCGCCGAAGAAATGGAACCTGAAGTTGGCGTGCCTATAATTCCGCTGCACTGCGAAGGCTTCCGTTCCAAGCATTGGTCCACGGGCTTCGACATTGCATTCCATGGCGTTCTCCGTCAAATCGTGAATCGCCATCCGACCAAAAAGCAAAATGACTTGCTCAATATTGTTGCTCTTTGGGGAACGGACTATTTCTCTGAAATGCTTGCTCCGCTTGGGCTCCGCGTCAACTACCTCTTGGATACTGCATCTTTCGATGAAATCCGCCAGGCTTCTGAAGCTGTCGCGACCGCTACCTTCTGCGATACTTTGGGTGGCTACATGGCTACCGCACTTGAAGAATCCTTCGGCGTTCCGCAAATCGATGCTCCGCAACCGTATGGCATTAAGGGCACTGACGAATGGCTCCGCGCTATTGCAAAAGTTGTTGGCAAAGAAAAAGAAGCTGAAGAATATATCGAAAGTGAACATAAGCGTATTGCTCCGAAGCTCGCTGAACTTCGCGAATTTTTCAAGGGCAAGAACGGCATCGTAATGACGGGTTCTGCTTATGCTCACGGCCTTATCAGTGTTCTTTCGGAACTCGGAATAGGCCACGATGCAGCTCTCGTGTTCCATCATGACCCCATTTACGATGGTGCAGGAAAGCATCAAGACACCTTGAAGGAACTTGTGGAAACTTACGGCGACATTCCGCACTATACTGTAAGTAAGACTCGCGCCTTCCAGCTTCCGCAACTTTTGAAGCGTGCCAAGACGGACTTCTTGCTCATTCGCCATCCGGGCCTTGCATCTGTCGCGGGCCACCTCGGATTCCCGACCCTCACCATGGGCGACGAACATATTCCGGTGGGCTACGAAGGTATCCTCCGCATTGGTGAAATGCTCAAGGGCGTTCTTTCACGTACAAAGTTTAACCAAGTTCTCAAGCGTAATGTGAAACTCCCGTATTCTGATTGGTGGCTTGCTCAGGACGATCCGTTCTATTTGACGCATCACCCAGAAGCACTTAACGACCTTCCTGAACCGAGAAATCTCAAGTTCAGCAAAGGCAAAGAATCTAATTCAGAAAACGCATAA
- a CDS encoding ABC transporter substrate-binding protein: MNFKHLIRTTLISALLFGASAFAEIKTVRIAHYTGVLCSAPVHTAWLKGFFDEEFKKIGQKYEMVPIAEGSGSVNDLIVAGKADAGNELLATELQPIQNGLPIIFVTGVHTGCTKFYVTKQSTIKKLKDLKGRKSKIGVIGLSDSSIMTFKRKLRDLGVVADGPEADIEFVVYGASDLPLALQKGAVDIIALHDPTATTAEEEYGFRKLLDTATDPKFAVEYCCIAFVSLKLWKENPEGAAAFTRAVARGSAFINANPREAARLQLAKDIVPGSEDFNTKLLESYTHIPSRKATIRTFRTVATELQKTGVLKKKLNIEKFITSHFANFASKGIHVPDGYKYDKDTGTFTETTEEPKTLAKNIVEN; encoded by the coding sequence ATGAATTTTAAACACCTCATTAGAACAACACTTATAAGCGCTCTGCTTTTCGGAGCAAGCGCTTTCGCCGAAATTAAAACAGTTCGAATCGCACATTACACAGGAGTGTTGTGCAGTGCTCCGGTTCATACCGCATGGCTCAAAGGATTTTTCGACGAAGAATTCAAAAAGATCGGGCAAAAATACGAAATGGTACCGATTGCCGAAGGTTCCGGTTCCGTCAATGACTTGATTGTCGCTGGGAAAGCGGACGCAGGTAATGAACTTCTCGCCACAGAACTTCAGCCTATCCAAAACGGACTCCCGATTATCTTTGTAACAGGCGTACACACAGGCTGCACCAAGTTCTACGTCACAAAGCAATCGACCATCAAAAAACTCAAGGACCTGAAAGGGCGCAAAAGCAAAATTGGCGTCATTGGATTGTCCGACAGTTCAATTATGACATTCAAGCGAAAACTCCGTGACCTTGGTGTTGTCGCCGATGGCCCCGAAGCGGATATCGAATTCGTTGTCTATGGCGCAAGCGACTTGCCCTTGGCACTCCAAAAGGGAGCCGTGGACATTATCGCCCTTCACGATCCGACCGCTACAACAGCCGAAGAAGAATACGGTTTCCGTAAGCTTCTGGACACCGCCACCGATCCGAAATTTGCCGTAGAATACTGCTGCATCGCATTCGTAAGCCTCAAACTTTGGAAAGAAAATCCAGAAGGTGCAGCCGCATTCACACGTGCAGTCGCTCGCGGTTCCGCATTCATCAACGCTAACCCGCGTGAAGCAGCAAGACTCCAGCTTGCAAAGGACATCGTCCCCGGAAGCGAAGATTTCAACACCAAACTGCTTGAAAGCTACACCCACATTCCATCCCGCAAAGCAACGATTCGCACATTCAGAACCGTCGCCACGGAACTCCAAAAAACGGGCGTACTCAAGAAAAAGTTGAACATCGAAAAGTTCATCACAAGCCACTTTGCCAATTTTGCGTCTAAGGGGATTCACGTTCCTGACGGTTACAAGTACGATAAGGATACAGGCACATTTACAGAAACGACCGAAGAACCGAAAACCTTAGCGAAAAATATCGTTGAAAACTAA
- a CDS encoding ABC transporter ATP-binding protein yields the protein MVAENIENVKGAIHIDNLVKTFISNEGETVAALNGVNLDIPAGSFVSLIGPSGCGKTTLLRQIAGLAEPTSGGVFVDGKKITKPGADRGFAFQQATLFPWLNIRDNISLGLRARHVYKEHKQDVDEFIETVGLKGFEKSYPHELSGGMNQRASLARALVGHPDILLLDEPLGALDAFTRMAMQDEIHRLWEKYKTTMVMVTHDVDEALYLSNYVVVMKARPSKIEQVIKIELPFPRARTQDTFIQYRKKILELLNFAGKIQEPEYYL from the coding sequence ATGGTAGCAGAAAATATCGAAAACGTAAAAGGCGCAATCCACATTGATAATCTTGTAAAGACATTTATCAGTAACGAAGGCGAAACCGTCGCCGCCTTGAATGGAGTCAATCTCGACATTCCCGCAGGCAGTTTCGTGAGCCTTATCGGTCCATCCGGCTGCGGAAAGACAACGCTCTTGAGGCAAATTGCAGGACTTGCCGAACCCACTTCGGGCGGCGTATTTGTCGATGGCAAAAAAATTACGAAGCCCGGTGCCGATCGCGGTTTTGCATTCCAGCAAGCAACACTTTTCCCATGGCTCAACATCCGCGACAACATTTCGCTTGGGCTCAGGGCCCGCCACGTGTACAAGGAACACAAGCAAGACGTTGACGAATTCATTGAAACGGTCGGGCTCAAGGGATTCGAAAAATCATACCCGCACGAACTTTCCGGCGGCATGAATCAGCGAGCAAGCCTTGCAAGAGCGCTTGTCGGCCACCCGGATATTCTCCTTTTGGACGAGCCCCTTGGTGCACTGGACGCTTTCACGCGCATGGCGATGCAAGACGAAATCCACCGCCTTTGGGAAAAGTACAAGACCACGATGGTGATGGTCACACACGATGTCGACGAAGCCCTTTACCTCAGTAATTACGTTGTAGTTATGAAGGCACGCCCGTCAAAAATCGAGCAGGTCATCAAAATCGAACTCCCGTTCCCGCGCGCACGAACACAGGACACGTTCATCCAATACCGCAAAAAGATTCTCGAACTGCTAAACTTTGCAGGAAAGATTCAGGAACCGGAATACTACTTGTAG
- the nifH gene encoding nitrogenase iron protein, producing the protein MAKRLRQIAIYGKGGIGKSTTTQNLTAGLVEQGKHVLVVGCDPKADSTRLLLGGLHQKTVLDTIRDNKTEIQLSDLEKVGFKGVRCVESGGPEPGVGCAGRGIITSISMLEQLGAYTEDLDYVFYDVLGDVVCGGFAMPIREGKAKEIYIVASGEMMALYAANNICKGIAKYAERGEVRLGGIICNSRNVDNELDLLRAFTKELNTQLIQYVPRNNIVQQAEIRKKTVIDFEPNCNQANVYRELAKNIDENELFTIPTPMTQDRLEQILIDYGMMEKDYSI; encoded by the coding sequence ATGGCAAAACGTTTACGTCAGATCGCAATCTACGGTAAGGGCGGCATCGGTAAATCCACTACGACCCAGAATTTGACCGCAGGTCTTGTAGAACAAGGTAAACATGTTCTCGTTGTCGGTTGCGACCCGAAGGCTGACTCTACTCGACTCTTGCTCGGCGGCCTCCACCAGAAAACCGTGCTTGATACCATTCGCGATAACAAGACCGAAATCCAGCTCTCTGACCTCGAAAAGGTCGGCTTCAAGGGCGTGCGCTGCGTGGAATCCGGTGGCCCGGAACCGGGCGTGGGTTGCGCTGGCCGCGGTATCATCACTTCCATCAGCATGCTCGAACAGCTGGGCGCTTACACCGAAGATCTCGATTACGTGTTCTACGATGTGCTCGGTGACGTTGTGTGCGGTGGCTTCGCCATGCCGATTCGTGAAGGCAAGGCCAAGGAAATCTACATCGTGGCTTCTGGCGAAATGATGGCCCTCTACGCTGCAAACAACATTTGTAAGGGTATCGCAAAGTATGCTGAACGCGGCGAAGTTCGCCTCGGCGGTATCATCTGCAACAGCCGTAACGTCGATAACGAACTTGATTTGCTCCGCGCATTCACCAAGGAACTCAACACGCAGCTCATCCAGTACGTGCCGCGCAACAACATCGTGCAGCAGGCCGAAATCCGCAAGAAGACTGTGATTGATTTCGAACCGAACTGCAACCAGGCCAACGTCTACCGCGAACTTGCAAAGAACATCGACGAAAACGAGCTCTTTACCATCCCGACTCCGATGACGCAGGACCGCTTGGAACAAATTCTCATCGACTACGGCATGATGGAAAAGGACTACTCCATTTAG